In one Betta splendens chromosome 14, fBetSpl5.4, whole genome shotgun sequence genomic region, the following are encoded:
- the LOC114869177 gene encoding cell adhesion molecule DSCAM-like isoform X2: MWILALIFSQCILNVLCEDLRSSLYFVNASVQEVVFASTTGTSVPCPAAGVPSASLRWYLATGEEIYDVPGIRHVHQNGTLQIFHIPPSSFSKLIHDNTYYCTAENPSGRIRSQDVHIKAVLREPYTVRVEDQKAMRGNVVVFKCIIPASVEAYITVVSWEKDTMSINAEMSRFLITSTGALYILDVQMEDGLYNYRCMTRHRYTGETRQSNSARLIVSDPTNSAPHILDSFERREVMASHRVELPCKASGHPAPKYRWLKDNRPLEPDTRFRQSVTGLLIERAQPSDTGTYVCEVWNGYGNAEVVGRLQVKEPLKVVVSPRKVKGSVGSQVSLSCSVTGSEEYQLSWYRNGELIYPSNSVRMTGQNRENLVMAGMAKSDGGAYQCFARHGKMSAQDFVQVILEDGTPKILASFSEKVYNINEFVSLSCTVKGTPEPRVTWTLDDEPVVRNTRHRISHYTNTEGHAVSHLNISQTQVPDGGVYRCICNNSAGTVSYQARINVRGPASIRPMKNLTAIAGRDMYIHCRVIGYPYYSIKWYKDSNLLPYNHRQRAFENNGTLKLFDVQKDVDEGEYTCNVLVQPQLSTHQSVYVTVKVPPTIHPFEFPRFSIGQRVFIPCVVMSGDQPVFITWQKDSRPIPASLGVTIDNIDFTSSLRISNLTLMHNGNYTCIARNQAAAVEHQSQLIVRVPPKFVVQPKDQDGIYGKAVILNCSAEGYPVPTIQWEYSKGAGVPQFKPIVLNSGFRIEVLVNGSLLIKHVLEEDSGFYLCRVSNDVGADVSKSMYLNVKIPAMITSYPNTTLATQGEEKKMSCTAHGEKPIMVRWEKEERIINPETSRYVISVKEVGDEVISTLQIMPTVREDSGFFSCHAINSFGEDRGIIQLTVQEPPDPPEVEIREVKDRTIALRWTMGFDGNSPITGFDIESKNKSASWDTAQKTKDVSPQLNQATIIDLHPSSTYNIRMFAKNLIGKSEASNELTITTDEAAPDGPPQEVQLEAFSSQSIRVTWRPPKKHLQNGAIRGYQVGYREYSSGGNYQFSVISVETTGDNAENLVLDNLKKFTQYGVVVQASNSAGTGPSSTEVAATTLEDVPSRPPENVQATATSPEVISLSWLTPPKDALNGNLLGFRVIYWANLPDGELGEIRNVTSAKPSLELDGLEKYTNYSIQVLAFTRAGDGVRSEQIYTRTKEDVPGPPAGVKAAAASNSVVFVSWLPPLKVNGIIRKYTVFCSNPHPVVSSEFEAAPEVFFYRIPNLSRNRQYSIWVVAVTAAGRGNASEIITVKPMAEAPARILTFNGTVTTPWMRDIVLPCKAVGDPSPTIKWLKEINGTPAPVAIDSRRSVHGNGSLVIRTIKAEDSGNYTCVASNSFGSDKIVLNLQVQVPPDQPRLTVTKTTTTSITLSWIPGDNGGSSIRGYILQYSEDNSEQWGNFAISPSERSYRLENLKCGTWYKFTLTAHNAVGPGRISEIIEAKTHGKEPQYSKEQELFTSINATRVKLNLNGWNSGGCPITSFTLEYRPVDSPTWTTAQRTSLTKSYILYDLQEATWYELQMKVYNSAGYAEKRIKFATLSYDGSTIAPLVKAPNVSEDKSSGGEGLKMMVTISCVLVGIVVIFIGLLVLRRRRREQRLKRLRDAKSLAEMLMSKNTRPAEPINKQQQTLRMHIDIPRAQLLIEERDTMETVDDRSTVLLTDNDFGETQKQKSSTVTHTVHYQSLSQATGPLVDVSDARPGTNPTARRTAKAGPAARNRYASQWTLNRPHPPVSSHTLSTDWRLPTPRVEGSVDKESDSYSVSPSQDTDRARSSMVSTESASSTYEELARAYEHAKMEEQLRHAKFTITECFISDTSSEQMTAGTNDYTDSLTSSTPSESGICRFTASPPKPQDVSRVMNMAVPKAHRPGGELVHLPPYLRMDFLLNRGMSCSGSARPTASGERAAMGQACLEPQKSRSLKRPSRMAPPTPTEAPQASRDPVAQWQPGSAATLPHREGSELAQATKLSTSQESLLDSRGHLKQSSNPYAKSYTLV, from the exons TGTCTCGGTTTCTCATCACATCCACTGGAGCCTTGTATATACTGGATGTGCAAATGGAGGACGGGCTGTACAACTACAGATGTATGACACGCCATCGGTACACGGGCGAGACCCGACAGAGCAATAGCGCCCGTCTCATCGTCTCAG ACCCTACTAATTCAGCACCCCACATCCTCGACAGCTTTGAGCGTCGTGAGGTGATGGCGTCTCATCGGGTAGAGCTGCCCTGCAAGGCCTCCGGTCACCCCGCACCCAAATACCGCTGGCTAAAGGATAACCGGCCGCTGGAGCCTGACACACGCTTCAGACAGAGTGTGACGGGCCTGCTGATAGAGAGAGCCCAGCCCAGTGACACGGGGACGTACGTGTGTGAGGTGTGGAATGGTTATGGTAACGCTGAGGTGGTTGGcaggctgcaggtcaaag AGCCCCTGAAGGTGGTGGTGAGCCCACGGAAGGTGAAGGGCAGTGTCGGAAGCCAAGTTTCACTGTCCTGCAGTGTCACCGGCTCAGAGGAGTACCAGTTGTCCTGGTACCGCAACGGTGAGCTCATCTACCCCAGTAACAGCGTCCGCATGACCGGCCAAAACAGGGAGAACCTGGTCATGGCTGGGATGGCCAAAAGCGATGGAGGAGCCTATCAGTGTTTTGCCAGACACGGCAAGATGTCAGCTCAGGACTTTGTTCAAGTCATACTGGAAG ATGGGACCCCGAAGATCCTGGCTTCATTCAGCGAAAAGGTTTACAACATCAACGAGTTTGTGTCGTTGTCATGCACAGTGAAGGGCACGCCGGAGCCCCGGGTCACGTGGACCCTGGACGACGAGCCGGTGGTACGCAACACCCGCCACCGCATCTCCCACTACACAAACACCGAGGGCCACGCAGTGAGCCACCTCAACATCAGCCAGACCCAGGTGCCCGACGGAGGCGTGTACCGCTGCATCTGCAACAACTCGGCAGGGACAGTTTCCTACCAGGCGCGAATAAACGTAAGAG GGCCTGCCAGCATCAGACCAATGAAAAACCTCACTGCCATTGCTGGGCGGGACATGTACATCCACTGTCGTGTCATCGGTTACCCCTACTATTCCATCAAGTGGTACAAGGACTCCAACCTACTGCCTTACAACCACCGGCAGCGGGCCTTTGAGAACAACGGCACTCTGAAGCTTTTCGACGTGCAGAAGGATGTGGATGAAGGAGAGTACACGTGCAATGTGCTGGTCCAGCCTCAACTCTCCACACACCAGAGTGTCTATGTTACTGTCAAAG TCCCACCAACCATCCACCCGTTTGAGTTCCCTCGATTTTCCATCGGGCAGCGGGTTTTCATCCCCTGTGTGGTCATGTCTGGCGACCAACCCGTCTTCATCACCTGGCAGAAGGACAGCCGGCCAATCCCTGCCAGCCTCGGCGTCACCATAGACAACATAGATTTCACCAGCTCCCTCCGAATCTCCAATCTCACCCTGATGCACAATGGCAACTACACCTGCATCGCACGCAACCAGGCTGCCGCCGTCGAGCACCAGAGTCAGCTCATCGTTCGAG TTCCTCCTAAATTTGTGGTGCAACCCAAGGATCAGGACGGCATCTATGGAAAAGCAGTGATACTAAACTGCTCAGCAGAAGGTTATCCAGTGCCCACCATCCAGTGGGAGTACTCTAAAG GTGCCGGGGTCCCTCAATTCAAGCCCATCGTCCTCAACTCAGGCTTTCGGATCGAGGTGCTTGTCAATGGGTCTCTGCTTATCAAACACGTGCTTGAAGAAGACAGTGGCTTTTATCTGTGTAGAGTCAGCAACGATGTTGGCGCTGATGTCAGCAAGTCTATGTATCTCAACGTGAAAA TCCCTGCCATGATCACATCTTACCCCAACACCACGTTGGCCACACAGGGCGAGGAGAAGAAAATGAGCTGTACAGCCCACGGTGAGAAGCCTATCATGGTGCGCTGGGAGAAGGAAGAACGCATCATCAACCCAGAGACCAGTCGCTATGTCATTTCTGTCAAGGAGGTGGGCGATGAAGTCATCTCCACCCTGCAG ATTATGCCCACAGTGAGGGAGGACTCTGGCTTCTTCTCCTGCCACGCCATTAACTCATTTGGTGAAGACAGAGGAATTATACAGCTCACAGTGCAAG AACCGCCTGATCCCCCAGAAGTGGAGATCAGAGAAGTCAAGGACCGAACCATTGCATTGCGTTGGACTATGGGTTTTGATGGCAATAGCCCAATCACTGGCTTTGATATTGAAAGCAAGAACAAATCAG CCTCCTGGGATACTGCTCAGAAGACCAAAGACGTCTCCCCTCAGCTCAACCAGGCCACCATCATCGACCTGCACCCGTCATCTACTTACAACATCCGCATGTTCGCCAAGAACCTGATAGGCAAGAGTGAGGCTAGCAACGAGCTCACCATCACCACAGATGAAGCTG CTCCTGATGGACCCCCTCAGGAAGTGCAGCTGGAAGCCTTCTCATCTCAGAGCATCCGCGTCACTTGGCGG CCACCCAAGAAGCATCTGCAGAATGGCGCGATTCGAGGCTACCAGGTGGGCTACAGGGAGTACAGCTCAGGAGGAAACTATCAGTTCAGTGTGATCAGCGTGGAAACCACTGGGGACAATGCAGAGAACCTGGTGCTGGACAACCTGAAGAAGTTCACCCAGTATGGAGTTGTTGTGCAAGCCAGCAACAGTGCAGGGACGGGGCCCTCCTCCACAGAGGTGGCtgccaccacgctggaggacg TGCCCAGCCGTCCTCCAGAGAACGTCCAGGCCACTGCCACATCTCCAGAGGTCATCTCTCTGTCCTGGCTGACCCCTCCCAAAGATGCTCTGAATGGCAACCTCCTAGGCTTCAGGGTGATCTACTGGGCCAACCTGCCCGATGGAG AGCTTGGAGAAATCAGGAACGTGACAAGCGCTAAGCCCTCTCTGGAGCTGGACGGACTGGAGAAGTACACTAATTATAGTATCCAAGTGTTGGCCTTCACAAGAGCTGGAGATGGCGTTCGAAGTGAACAGATTTACACCCGGACCAAGGAGGACG TTCCTGGTCCTCCAGCGGGtgtgaaggcagcagctgcatctaACTCAGTGGTGTTTGTGTCCTGGCTTCCTCCACTCAAAGTAAATGGCATCATCAGAAAATACACAGTTTTCTGCTCCAACCCACACCCAGTG GTGAGCAGCGAGTTTGAGGCGGCCCCTGAAGTGTTCTTCTACCGCATCCCCAACCTGAGCAGGAATCGCCAGTACAGTATCTGGGTGGTGGCTGTCACCGCTGCAGGCCGAGGAAACGCCAGTGAAATCATCACGGTCAAACCCATGGCTGAGG CTCCAGCTCGGATTCTGACCTTCAATGGAACAGTAACCACCCCCTGGATGAGGGACATTGTGCTGCCTTGTAAAGCAGTGGGTGATCCGTCTCCTACCATCAAGTGGCTGAAGGAGAT CAATGGAACCCCTGCACCTGTTGCCATCGACAGCCGTCGCAGCGTCCATGGCAATGGCAGCCTTGTCATTCgcacaataaaagcagaggaTTCTGGGAACTACACCTGTGTGGCTAGTAACAGTTTTGGCTCCGACAAGATCGTCCTCAACCTTCAGGTTCAAG TCCCACCGGACCAGCCTCGTCTCACTGTCACCAAGACGACCACCACTTCTATAACCCTCTCCTGGATTCCAGGAGACAACGGAGGCAGCTCCATCCGAG GCTACATTTTGCAATACTCGGAGGACAATAGCGAACAGTGGGGTAACTTTGCGATAAGCCCCAGCGAGCGATCGTATCGGCTGGAGAACCTCAAGTGCGGCACCTGGTACAAATTTACGCTTACTGCCCATAATGCAGTGGGGCCTGGGCGCATCAGTGAAATCATTGAAGCAAAAACCCATGGGAAAG AGCCTCAGTACTCCAAAGAGCAGGAGCTCTTCACTAGCATCAATGCAACCCGGGTCAAGCTAAACCTGAATGGCTGGAATAGCGGCGGATGCCCCATCACCTCCTTCACCCTGGAGTATCGGCCTGTGGACTCGCCCACTTGGACCACGGCACAGCGCACCTCCCTCACCAAGAGCTACATTCTGTACGACCTGCAGGAGGCCACATGGTATGAGCTGCAGATGAAGGTCTACAACAGCGCTGGATATGCTGAGAAGAGGATCAAGTTTGCAACCCTCAGCTACGATGGCA GTACCATTGCACCTTTGGTAAAGGCGCCAAATGTGAGCGAAGACAAGTCCAGCGGGGGTGAAGGTCTAAAGATGATGGTGACCATTTCCTGCGTGTTGGTGGGCATTGTTGTCATCTTCATtgggctgctggtgctgagaagaaggagaagggagCAGAGGCTCAAGAGGCTTCGAG ATGCAAAAAGTTTGGCTGAGATGCTAATGAG TAAAAACACCCGTCCAGCAGAGccaataaacaaacagcagcagacgctTCGCATGCACATCGACATCCCCAGAGCCCAGCTACTGATCGAAGAGAGGGACACCATGGAGACCGTTG ACGACAGATCCACGGTGCTACTCACTGACAACGATTTTGGGGAGACCCAGAAGCAGAAGTCGTCCACTGTCACCCACACCGTCCACTACCAATCACTGTCCCAAGCCACTGGTCCACTGGTGGATGTGTCTGATGCCAGACCAGGAACCA ACCCCACCGCCCGCCGCACAGCtaaagctggtccagctgctCGCAATCGCTACGCCAGCCAGTGGACTCTAAACCGACCCCATCCCCCTGTCTCCTCCCACACTCTCAGCACTGACTGGAGGCTGCCCACACCCAGAGTGGAAGGCTCTGTAGACAAAGAAAGTGACAGCTACAGTGTCAGCCCATCTCAGGACACAG ACCGAGCGCGAAGCAGTATGGTGTCAACAGAGAGTGCCTCCTCCACTTATGAAGAGCTTGCAAGAGCGTATGAGCACGctaagatggaggagcagctgcgcCACGCAAAGTTCACCATCACCGAGTGCTTCATCTCTGACACTTCCTCAGAGCAGATGACAGCAGGCACTAATGACTACACAGACAGCCTGACGTCCAGCACGCCGTCCGAGTCAGGCATCTGTCGCTTTACTGCCTCCCCGCCCAAGCCTCAGGATGTCAGCCGGGTCATGAACATGGCTGTGCCCAAGGCCCACAGACCGG GGGGCGAGTTGGTTCATCTTCCTCCCTACCTGCGCATGGATTTCCTTTTGAATCGAGGCATGTCCTGCTCGGGGTCGGCCAGGCCGACAGCTAGCGGGGAAAGAGCTGCCATGGGGCAGGCGTGCCTGGAACCCCAGAAGAGTCGTTCTCTGAAGCGGCCGTCTCGCATGGCACCCCCGACACCCACAGAGGCCCCTCAGGCCAGCAGGGACCCAGTGGCTCAGTGGCAGCCCGGCTCCGCAGCCACGCTCCCCCACAGAGAGGGCTCAGAGCTGGCCCAGGCCACCAAGCTCAGCACCTCTCAGGAGTCCCTGCTGGACTCACGAGGACATctcaaacagagcagcaacCCCTACGCAAAGTCCTACACACTGGTATAA
- the LOC114869177 gene encoding cell adhesion molecule DSCAM-like isoform X4, which translates to MASHRVELPCKASGHPAPKYRWLKDNRPLEPDTRFRQSVTGLLIERAQPSDTGTYVCEVWNGYGNAEVVGRLQVKEPLKVVVSPRKVKGSVGSQVSLSCSVTGSEEYQLSWYRNGELIYPSNSVRMTGQNRENLVMAGMAKSDGGAYQCFARHGKMSAQDFVQVILEDGTPKILASFSEKVYNINEFVSLSCTVKGTPEPRVTWTLDDEPVVRNTRHRISHYTNTEGHAVSHLNISQTQVPDGGVYRCICNNSAGTVSYQARINVRGPASIRPMKNLTAIAGRDMYIHCRVIGYPYYSIKWYKDSNLLPYNHRQRAFENNGTLKLFDVQKDVDEGEYTCNVLVQPQLSTHQSVYVTVKVPPTIHPFEFPRFSIGQRVFIPCVVMSGDQPVFITWQKDSRPIPASLGVTIDNIDFTSSLRISNLTLMHNGNYTCIARNQAAAVEHQSQLIVRVPPKFVVQPKDQDGIYGKAVILNCSAEGYPVPTIQWEYSKGAGVPQFKPIVLNSGFRIEVLVNGSLLIKHVLEEDSGFYLCRVSNDVGADVSKSMYLNVKIPAMITSYPNTTLATQGEEKKMSCTAHGEKPIMVRWEKEERIINPETSRYVISVKEVGDEVISTLQIMPTVREDSGFFSCHAINSFGEDRGIIQLTVQEPPDPPEVEIREVKDRTIALRWTMGFDGNSPITGFDIESKNKSASWDTAQKTKDVSPQLNQATIIDLHPSSTYNIRMFAKNLIGKSEASNELTITTDEAAPDGPPQEVQLEAFSSQSIRVTWRPPKKHLQNGAIRGYQVGYREYSSGGNYQFSVISVETTGDNAENLVLDNLKKFTQYGVVVQASNSAGTGPSSTEVAATTLEDVPSRPPENVQATATSPEVISLSWLTPPKDALNGNLLGFRVIYWANLPDGELGEIRNVTSAKPSLELDGLEKYTNYSIQVLAFTRAGDGVRSEQIYTRTKEDVPGPPAGVKAAAASNSVVFVSWLPPLKVNGIIRKYTVFCSNPHPVVSSEFEAAPEVFFYRIPNLSRNRQYSIWVVAVTAAGRGNASEIITVKPMAEAPARILTFNGTVTTPWMRDIVLPCKAVGDPSPTIKWLKEINGTPAPVAIDSRRSVHGNGSLVIRTIKAEDSGNYTCVASNSFGSDKIVLNLQVQVPPDQPRLTVTKTTTTSITLSWIPGDNGGSSIRGYILQYSEDNSEQWGNFAISPSERSYRLENLKCGTWYKFTLTAHNAVGPGRISEIIEAKTHGKEPQYSKEQELFTSINATRVKLNLNGWNSGGCPITSFTLEYRPVDSPTWTTAQRTSLTKSYILYDLQEATWYELQMKVYNSAGYAEKRIKFATLSYDGSTIAPLVKAPNVSEDKSSGGEGLKMMVTISCVLVGIVVIFIGLLVLRRRRREQRLKRLRDAKSLAEMLMSKNTRPAEPINKQQQTLRMHIDIPRAQLLIEERDTMETVDDRSTVLLTDNDFGETQKQKSSTVTHTVHYQSLSQATGPLVDVSDARPGTSKSNPTARRTAKAGPAARNRYASQWTLNRPHPPVSSHTLSTDWRLPTPRVEGSVDKESDSYSVSPSQDTDRARSSMVSTESASSTYEELARAYEHAKMEEQLRHAKFTITECFISDTSSEQMTAGTNDYTDSLTSSTPSESGICRFTASPPKPQDVSRVMNMAVPKAHRPGGELVHLPPYLRMDFLLNRGMSCSGSARPTASGERAAMGQACLEPQKSRSLKRPSRMAPPTPTEAPQASRDPVAQWQPGSAATLPHREGSELAQATKLSTSQESLLDSRGHLKQSSNPYAKSYTLV; encoded by the exons ATGGCGTCTCATCGGGTAGAGCTGCCCTGCAAGGCCTCCGGTCACCCCGCACCCAAATACCGCTGGCTAAAGGATAACCGGCCGCTGGAGCCTGACACACGCTTCAGACAGAGTGTGACGGGCCTGCTGATAGAGAGAGCCCAGCCCAGTGACACGGGGACGTACGTGTGTGAGGTGTGGAATGGTTATGGTAACGCTGAGGTGGTTGGcaggctgcaggtcaaag AGCCCCTGAAGGTGGTGGTGAGCCCACGGAAGGTGAAGGGCAGTGTCGGAAGCCAAGTTTCACTGTCCTGCAGTGTCACCGGCTCAGAGGAGTACCAGTTGTCCTGGTACCGCAACGGTGAGCTCATCTACCCCAGTAACAGCGTCCGCATGACCGGCCAAAACAGGGAGAACCTGGTCATGGCTGGGATGGCCAAAAGCGATGGAGGAGCCTATCAGTGTTTTGCCAGACACGGCAAGATGTCAGCTCAGGACTTTGTTCAAGTCATACTGGAAG ATGGGACCCCGAAGATCCTGGCTTCATTCAGCGAAAAGGTTTACAACATCAACGAGTTTGTGTCGTTGTCATGCACAGTGAAGGGCACGCCGGAGCCCCGGGTCACGTGGACCCTGGACGACGAGCCGGTGGTACGCAACACCCGCCACCGCATCTCCCACTACACAAACACCGAGGGCCACGCAGTGAGCCACCTCAACATCAGCCAGACCCAGGTGCCCGACGGAGGCGTGTACCGCTGCATCTGCAACAACTCGGCAGGGACAGTTTCCTACCAGGCGCGAATAAACGTAAGAG GGCCTGCCAGCATCAGACCAATGAAAAACCTCACTGCCATTGCTGGGCGGGACATGTACATCCACTGTCGTGTCATCGGTTACCCCTACTATTCCATCAAGTGGTACAAGGACTCCAACCTACTGCCTTACAACCACCGGCAGCGGGCCTTTGAGAACAACGGCACTCTGAAGCTTTTCGACGTGCAGAAGGATGTGGATGAAGGAGAGTACACGTGCAATGTGCTGGTCCAGCCTCAACTCTCCACACACCAGAGTGTCTATGTTACTGTCAAAG TCCCACCAACCATCCACCCGTTTGAGTTCCCTCGATTTTCCATCGGGCAGCGGGTTTTCATCCCCTGTGTGGTCATGTCTGGCGACCAACCCGTCTTCATCACCTGGCAGAAGGACAGCCGGCCAATCCCTGCCAGCCTCGGCGTCACCATAGACAACATAGATTTCACCAGCTCCCTCCGAATCTCCAATCTCACCCTGATGCACAATGGCAACTACACCTGCATCGCACGCAACCAGGCTGCCGCCGTCGAGCACCAGAGTCAGCTCATCGTTCGAG TTCCTCCTAAATTTGTGGTGCAACCCAAGGATCAGGACGGCATCTATGGAAAAGCAGTGATACTAAACTGCTCAGCAGAAGGTTATCCAGTGCCCACCATCCAGTGGGAGTACTCTAAAG GTGCCGGGGTCCCTCAATTCAAGCCCATCGTCCTCAACTCAGGCTTTCGGATCGAGGTGCTTGTCAATGGGTCTCTGCTTATCAAACACGTGCTTGAAGAAGACAGTGGCTTTTATCTGTGTAGAGTCAGCAACGATGTTGGCGCTGATGTCAGCAAGTCTATGTATCTCAACGTGAAAA TCCCTGCCATGATCACATCTTACCCCAACACCACGTTGGCCACACAGGGCGAGGAGAAGAAAATGAGCTGTACAGCCCACGGTGAGAAGCCTATCATGGTGCGCTGGGAGAAGGAAGAACGCATCATCAACCCAGAGACCAGTCGCTATGTCATTTCTGTCAAGGAGGTGGGCGATGAAGTCATCTCCACCCTGCAG ATTATGCCCACAGTGAGGGAGGACTCTGGCTTCTTCTCCTGCCACGCCATTAACTCATTTGGTGAAGACAGAGGAATTATACAGCTCACAGTGCAAG AACCGCCTGATCCCCCAGAAGTGGAGATCAGAGAAGTCAAGGACCGAACCATTGCATTGCGTTGGACTATGGGTTTTGATGGCAATAGCCCAATCACTGGCTTTGATATTGAAAGCAAGAACAAATCAG CCTCCTGGGATACTGCTCAGAAGACCAAAGACGTCTCCCCTCAGCTCAACCAGGCCACCATCATCGACCTGCACCCGTCATCTACTTACAACATCCGCATGTTCGCCAAGAACCTGATAGGCAAGAGTGAGGCTAGCAACGAGCTCACCATCACCACAGATGAAGCTG CTCCTGATGGACCCCCTCAGGAAGTGCAGCTGGAAGCCTTCTCATCTCAGAGCATCCGCGTCACTTGGCGG CCACCCAAGAAGCATCTGCAGAATGGCGCGATTCGAGGCTACCAGGTGGGCTACAGGGAGTACAGCTCAGGAGGAAACTATCAGTTCAGTGTGATCAGCGTGGAAACCACTGGGGACAATGCAGAGAACCTGGTGCTGGACAACCTGAAGAAGTTCACCCAGTATGGAGTTGTTGTGCAAGCCAGCAACAGTGCAGGGACGGGGCCCTCCTCCACAGAGGTGGCtgccaccacgctggaggacg TGCCCAGCCGTCCTCCAGAGAACGTCCAGGCCACTGCCACATCTCCAGAGGTCATCTCTCTGTCCTGGCTGACCCCTCCCAAAGATGCTCTGAATGGCAACCTCCTAGGCTTCAGGGTGATCTACTGGGCCAACCTGCCCGATGGAG AGCTTGGAGAAATCAGGAACGTGACAAGCGCTAAGCCCTCTCTGGAGCTGGACGGACTGGAGAAGTACACTAATTATAGTATCCAAGTGTTGGCCTTCACAAGAGCTGGAGATGGCGTTCGAAGTGAACAGATTTACACCCGGACCAAGGAGGACG TTCCTGGTCCTCCAGCGGGtgtgaaggcagcagctgcatctaACTCAGTGGTGTTTGTGTCCTGGCTTCCTCCACTCAAAGTAAATGGCATCATCAGAAAATACACAGTTTTCTGCTCCAACCCACACCCAGTG GTGAGCAGCGAGTTTGAGGCGGCCCCTGAAGTGTTCTTCTACCGCATCCCCAACCTGAGCAGGAATCGCCAGTACAGTATCTGGGTGGTGGCTGTCACCGCTGCAGGCCGAGGAAACGCCAGTGAAATCATCACGGTCAAACCCATGGCTGAGG CTCCAGCTCGGATTCTGACCTTCAATGGAACAGTAACCACCCCCTGGATGAGGGACATTGTGCTGCCTTGTAAAGCAGTGGGTGATCCGTCTCCTACCATCAAGTGGCTGAAGGAGAT CAATGGAACCCCTGCACCTGTTGCCATCGACAGCCGTCGCAGCGTCCATGGCAATGGCAGCCTTGTCATTCgcacaataaaagcagaggaTTCTGGGAACTACACCTGTGTGGCTAGTAACAGTTTTGGCTCCGACAAGATCGTCCTCAACCTTCAGGTTCAAG TCCCACCGGACCAGCCTCGTCTCACTGTCACCAAGACGACCACCACTTCTATAACCCTCTCCTGGATTCCAGGAGACAACGGAGGCAGCTCCATCCGAG GCTACATTTTGCAATACTCGGAGGACAATAGCGAACAGTGGGGTAACTTTGCGATAAGCCCCAGCGAGCGATCGTATCGGCTGGAGAACCTCAAGTGCGGCACCTGGTACAAATTTACGCTTACTGCCCATAATGCAGTGGGGCCTGGGCGCATCAGTGAAATCATTGAAGCAAAAACCCATGGGAAAG AGCCTCAGTACTCCAAAGAGCAGGAGCTCTTCACTAGCATCAATGCAACCCGGGTCAAGCTAAACCTGAATGGCTGGAATAGCGGCGGATGCCCCATCACCTCCTTCACCCTGGAGTATCGGCCTGTGGACTCGCCCACTTGGACCACGGCACAGCGCACCTCCCTCACCAAGAGCTACATTCTGTACGACCTGCAGGAGGCCACATGGTATGAGCTGCAGATGAAGGTCTACAACAGCGCTGGATATGCTGAGAAGAGGATCAAGTTTGCAACCCTCAGCTACGATGGCA GTACCATTGCACCTTTGGTAAAGGCGCCAAATGTGAGCGAAGACAAGTCCAGCGGGGGTGAAGGTCTAAAGATGATGGTGACCATTTCCTGCGTGTTGGTGGGCATTGTTGTCATCTTCATtgggctgctggtgctgagaagaaggagaagggagCAGAGGCTCAAGAGGCTTCGAG ATGCAAAAAGTTTGGCTGAGATGCTAATGAG TAAAAACACCCGTCCAGCAGAGccaataaacaaacagcagcagacgctTCGCATGCACATCGACATCCCCAGAGCCCAGCTACTGATCGAAGAGAGGGACACCATGGAGACCGTTG ACGACAGATCCACGGTGCTACTCACTGACAACGATTTTGGGGAGACCCAGAAGCAGAAGTCGTCCACTGTCACCCACACCGTCCACTACCAATCACTGTCCCAAGCCACTGGTCCACTGGTGGATGTGTCTGATGCCAGACCAGGAACCAGTAAGTCCA ACCCCACCGCCCGCCGCACAGCtaaagctggtccagctgctCGCAATCGCTACGCCAGCCAGTGGACTCTAAACCGACCCCATCCCCCTGTCTCCTCCCACACTCTCAGCACTGACTGGAGGCTGCCCACACCCAGAGTGGAAGGCTCTGTAGACAAAGAAAGTGACAGCTACAGTGTCAGCCCATCTCAGGACACAG ACCGAGCGCGAAGCAGTATGGTGTCAACAGAGAGTGCCTCCTCCACTTATGAAGAGCTTGCAAGAGCGTATGAGCACGctaagatggaggagcagctgcgcCACGCAAAGTTCACCATCACCGAGTGCTTCATCTCTGACACTTCCTCAGAGCAGATGACAGCAGGCACTAATGACTACACAGACAGCCTGACGTCCAGCACGCCGTCCGAGTCAGGCATCTGTCGCTTTACTGCCTCCCCGCCCAAGCCTCAGGATGTCAGCCGGGTCATGAACATGGCTGTGCCCAAGGCCCACAGACCGG GGGGCGAGTTGGTTCATCTTCCTCCCTACCTGCGCATGGATTTCCTTTTGAATCGAGGCATGTCCTGCTCGGGGTCGGCCAGGCCGACAGCTAGCGGGGAAAGAGCTGCCATGGGGCAGGCGTGCCTGGAACCCCAGAAGAGTCGTTCTCTGAAGCGGCCGTCTCGCATGGCACCCCCGACACCCACAGAGGCCCCTCAGGCCAGCAGGGACCCAGTGGCTCAGTGGCAGCCCGGCTCCGCAGCCACGCTCCCCCACAGAGAGGGCTCAGAGCTGGCCCAGGCCACCAAGCTCAGCACCTCTCAGGAGTCCCTGCTGGACTCACGAGGACATctcaaacagagcagcaacCCCTACGCAAAGTCCTACACACTGGTATAA